The Bos indicus x Bos taurus breed Angus x Brahman F1 hybrid chromosome 15, Bos_hybrid_MaternalHap_v2.0, whole genome shotgun sequence genome includes a window with the following:
- the MRPL17 gene encoding 39S ribosomal protein L17, mitochondrial, with the protein MRLSFAAAISHGRVYRRLGLGPESRIHLLQNLLTGLVRHERIEASWARVDELRGYAEKLIDYGKLGDTNERAMRMADFWLTEKDLIPKLFQVLAPRYQGQNGGYTRMLQIPNRNQQDRAKMAVIEYKGNCLPPLPLPRRDSDLTLLNQLLRGLRQDQEASTRSSHPAQTPEV; encoded by the exons ATGCGGTTGTCGTTCGCCGCCGCGATCTCCCACGGCCGCGTATACCGCCGCCTAGGCCTTGGTCCCGAGTCCCGCATTCACCTGTTGCAGAACTTGCTTACGGGACTGGTGCGACACGAACGCATCGAGGCGTCATGGGCACGCGTGGACGAGCTGAGGGGCTACGCCGAGAAG CTTATTGACTACGGGAAGCTGGGAGACACCAACGAACGAGCCATGCGCATGGCGGACTTCTGGCTCACG GAGAAAGACTTGATCCCAAAGCTGTTTCAAGTACTGGCCCCTCGGTACCAAGGTCAGAATGGGGGCTACACGAGAATGCTGCAGATCCCAAATCGGAATCAGCAGGATCGGGCCAAAATGGCAGTGATTGAGTACAAAGGGAACtgtctcccacccctgcccctgccacGCAGAGACAGCGACCTTACACTCCTAAACCAGCTGCTTCGGGGGCTGCGGCAGGACCAGGAAGCAAGCACCCGCAGCTCCCACCCAGCTCAAACACCAGAAGTTTAA